One Enterococcus silesiacus genomic window carries:
- a CDS encoding molybdenum cofactor biosynthesis protein produces the protein MYKVGIITLSDKGYQGLRDDQSGQIIKQLVADNFEVSRQTILPDEAIALKKRLIEWCDVCDLILTTGGTGLGVRDITPEATLSVAEKTIPGISEGMRMSSIQKTPLAMLSRGVAVQRGKTLIINLPGSPKGVRENLTYLLPILPHALDILTDRKTEH, from the coding sequence GGTCTTCGCGATGATCAATCAGGGCAAATCATAAAACAGCTGGTCGCAGATAATTTTGAGGTGAGTAGACAAACCATTTTACCCGATGAAGCAATAGCATTAAAAAAACGATTAATTGAGTGGTGTGACGTATGCGATTTGATTTTAACGACTGGCGGAACTGGGTTAGGTGTGCGTGATATCACACCAGAAGCAACCTTAAGTGTAGCAGAAAAAACGATTCCGGGTATTAGTGAAGGAATGCGCATGTCTAGTATCCAAAAGACACCACTTGCCATGCTGAGCCGTGGTGTTGCTGTACAGCGAGGGAAAACCTTGATCATCAATTTGCCGGGAAGCCCGAAAGGAGTACGTGAAAATTTGACCTATTTATTGCCGATTTTACCCCATGCCCTAGATATATTGACCGATCGAAAAACAGAGCATTAA
- a CDS encoding molybdenum cofactor biosynthesis protein MoaB: protein MKVVKTVDAQGLILCQDITKIVRGEYKGAIFAKGHQVTSEDIPVLLSLGKEHLFLASGESDLIHENEAANFLYYLITGEFMQPTPVSEGKIEVVAEVDGLLKVNKELLFKLNSIGKIAVATLKGNQKVAAGQKVAGTRIIPLEIEPEKLMEAERLIGEDSIVTLIPFKPVTVGIVTTGSEVFNGLIEDSFTPVVKEKLSHYPSATITFHEIVNDDPVLITKTIEEMLEKGADIVFCTGGMSVDPDDRTPLAIKQTGAKIISHGTPVIPGSMLLLAYLEGKTIVGLPGGVMFSKQTVFDLLLPKIIAQDNITKEEIAHLGYGGYL from the coding sequence ATGAAAGTTGTAAAAACAGTAGATGCACAAGGGTTGATTTTGTGTCAAGATATTACCAAAATCGTTAGAGGTGAGTATAAAGGCGCAATCTTTGCCAAAGGACATCAAGTGACCTCAGAGGATATTCCTGTGCTGCTTTCACTTGGAAAAGAGCATTTGTTTTTAGCATCTGGCGAGTCCGATCTGATCCATGAGAATGAAGCCGCTAATTTTTTATATTATTTAATTACAGGAGAATTTATGCAGCCGACGCCTGTCTCAGAAGGGAAAATCGAGGTCGTGGCTGAAGTAGATGGATTATTGAAAGTAAATAAAGAGCTACTGTTTAAGCTAAATTCAATCGGGAAAATCGCTGTTGCAACATTGAAGGGCAATCAAAAAGTAGCTGCTGGCCAAAAAGTAGCCGGAACACGAATCATTCCTTTAGAAATCGAGCCGGAGAAATTAATGGAGGCAGAACGTTTAATTGGAGAAGACTCTATTGTAACATTGATTCCGTTTAAACCTGTAACTGTCGGGATTGTTACGACAGGAAGCGAAGTATTTAATGGTTTGATTGAAGACTCTTTTACGCCAGTAGTGAAAGAAAAACTATCTCATTATCCGAGTGCGACAATCACATTTCATGAAATCGTCAATGATGATCCAGTGCTGATCACAAAAACAATTGAGGAAATGCTGGAAAAAGGCGCGGATATTGTTTTTTGTACTGGTGGCATGAGCGTTGATCCAGATGACCGCACGCCGCTTGCAATCAAGCAAACAGGTGCTAAAATCATTTCCCATGGCACCCCCGTAATACCTGGATCGATGCTATTGCTTGCTTATTTAGAGGGAAAAACAATTGTCGGCTTGCCTGGCGGTGTGATGTTTTCGAAACAGACTGTTTTTGATTTGCTATTGCCGAAAATAATCGCTCAAGACAACATAACCAAAGAAGAAATTGCACATTTAGGCTATGGCGGCTATTTATAA
- a CDS encoding molybdenum ABC transporter ATP-binding protein: MKLFVDIQKKLRDHLLTASFEIDATTLGILGASGCGKSMLLKCIAGIETPDSGRIQLGDRVLFDQEKGIDLPPQQRKVGLLFQQYALFPHLTVYKNLSSVTKDSQLVVELLRMFHLENVKSSYPRQLSGGQKQRTALARMLASEPELLLLDEPFSALDTSLKEELQLELQKRLKNFKGNVLIVSHSLDELYRLCPMLGIMTESGLIKGATTELFKQPQTLEAARLTGCKNIFPIERLDSHTVQVSGWQIPLTVAEKVPKDCCYIGIRAHDLLFDELEVNQLHVQYVSSQQTPFEQNAWFICKEIDLWWKGSKQVEANKVTRFSLAPEAIMVLK, from the coding sequence GTGAAACTGTTTGTTGATATTCAAAAAAAGCTACGAGATCATCTGCTGACAGCTAGCTTTGAGATAGACGCAACAACTCTAGGTATTTTAGGGGCATCGGGGTGTGGGAAAAGTATGCTGCTTAAATGTATTGCTGGTATCGAAACACCAGATTCAGGAAGGATTCAATTAGGTGATCGCGTGTTGTTTGATCAGGAAAAAGGGATCGATTTACCACCGCAACAACGTAAAGTTGGTTTATTGTTTCAGCAATATGCCTTGTTTCCTCATTTAACAGTATATAAAAACTTAAGTAGTGTGACGAAAGATTCACAATTGGTTGTAGAGCTGTTGCGGATGTTTCATTTAGAAAATGTAAAAAGTAGTTACCCTAGACAGCTTTCAGGTGGACAAAAGCAACGGACAGCTTTAGCGCGTATGTTGGCCTCAGAACCTGAATTGTTATTATTGGATGAACCATTTTCTGCTTTAGATACCTCGTTAAAAGAAGAGCTTCAACTTGAATTACAAAAACGTTTGAAGAATTTTAAAGGCAATGTGTTGATTGTTAGTCATAGTTTAGATGAACTGTATCGTCTTTGTCCAATGCTTGGAATCATGACTGAATCAGGTTTGATCAAAGGAGCAACGACTGAGTTGTTTAAACAACCTCAAACGCTAGAAGCGGCTCGATTAACAGGCTGTAAAAATATTTTTCCAATTGAACGGCTTGATTCCCATACAGTTCAAGTGAGTGGATGGCAAATACCATTGACAGTTGCTGAAAAAGTACCGAAAGATTGCTGTTATATTGGCATTCGAGCACACGATTTGCTGTTTGATGAGCTTGAAGTCAATCAACTGCATGTGCAATATGTCAGTAGTCAACAAACACCGTTTGAACAAAACGCTTGGTTTATTTGCAAGGAAATCGATCTTTGGTGGAAAGGGAGTAAACAGGTTGAAGCCAATAAGGTTACAAGGTTCAGTCTTGCTCCAGAGGCAATCATGGTTTTAAAATGA
- a CDS encoding molybdenum ABC transporter permease: MDLSPIIISFQTASIAIIATFLSGTLIAYQVFRMKNHGLKILLNSLFTLPLVLPPTVFGFFLLDIFGVQQPVGRFLLDFFAVKVVFSWTATVIAAVAVSFPLMYRSAIAAFEQVDSEIIAAAQTLGFSERKMFLKIALPLSINGLLAGGVLAFARGLGEFGATTMLAGNIAGKTRTLPLAIYSAVAAGDWALAQKYVAIIVIICLLMLFLTELFSRKSRRTHA; encoded by the coding sequence ATGGATTTAAGTCCAATCATTATTTCGTTTCAAACAGCAAGTATTGCTATAATAGCTACTTTCCTTAGTGGAACGTTGATTGCTTATCAGGTTTTTCGTATGAAAAATCATGGATTAAAAATCTTGCTCAACAGTTTATTTACCTTACCGCTGGTGCTGCCGCCAACGGTTTTTGGTTTCTTTTTACTGGATATTTTTGGTGTTCAGCAGCCAGTTGGTCGATTTCTATTAGATTTTTTTGCGGTAAAGGTCGTTTTCTCATGGACTGCTACAGTGATTGCTGCCGTTGCGGTGTCGTTTCCTTTGATGTATCGCTCAGCGATTGCGGCTTTTGAACAAGTTGATTCGGAAATAATCGCCGCTGCCCAAACCTTAGGCTTTTCGGAAAGAAAAATGTTTTTGAAAATTGCCTTGCCTCTGTCGATCAATGGGCTTTTAGCAGGTGGTGTGCTAGCTTTTGCTCGAGGATTAGGAGAATTTGGGGCGACAACGATGTTGGCAGGCAACATTGCAGGAAAAACAAGAACACTTCCTTTAGCTATTTATTCAGCTGTTGCAGCAGGAGACTGGGCTTTAGCGCAAAAGTACGTTGCCATCATCGTGATCATTTGTTTGCTGATGTTATTTCTAACGGAGTTGTTTAGCCGGAAATCAAGGAGGACGCACGCGTGA
- a CDS encoding molybdenum ABC transporter substrate-binding protein yields the protein MKQNRKVRVITLLLLAFLVVTGCTSNDKKTTASTNSSNQAEEHHLLIAAAASLESVMEKQIIPAFLKDNPGTTIEGNYDSSGKLQSQIEKGLEADLFFSAATKQMDTLVSQKLIDKNSVVPLLQNQLVMIVPSTSDVDWKDFSDLKKAEMIAVGDPASVPAGQYAEKGLEALGDWAYVKEHASFGTNVTEVLNWVAKGSAQAGLVYATDAASNDKVKVVADLPEDTLNEPIIYPVGIVEKSKEKATAEKFITFLESKEVAKYFEDTGFIINK from the coding sequence ATGAAACAAAATCGGAAAGTACGAGTTATTACATTATTGCTATTAGCATTTTTGGTTGTAACAGGCTGTACATCTAACGATAAAAAAACAACTGCTTCAACGAATTCTAGCAATCAGGCTGAGGAGCATCATTTATTGATAGCTGCTGCCGCAAGTCTTGAATCAGTTATGGAAAAGCAAATTATTCCAGCATTCCTTAAAGATAATCCAGGAACGACCATTGAAGGAAATTACGACAGTTCTGGAAAATTGCAGTCACAAATTGAAAAAGGCTTAGAAGCTGATCTGTTCTTTTCAGCTGCGACAAAGCAAATGGATACTTTAGTTTCACAAAAATTGATCGATAAAAACAGTGTCGTTCCATTACTACAAAATCAATTAGTGATGATTGTACCAAGTACATCCGATGTTGATTGGAAAGACTTTAGTGATTTGAAGAAAGCGGAAATGATCGCAGTGGGTGATCCTGCTAGTGTTCCAGCAGGTCAATACGCTGAAAAAGGCTTAGAAGCTTTAGGGGATTGGGCGTATGTCAAAGAACATGCTAGTTTTGGTACTAATGTAACAGAGGTTTTGAATTGGGTTGCTAAAGGCAGTGCTCAAGCTGGTCTGGTTTATGCTACTGATGCTGCCTCAAATGATAAAGTAAAAGTTGTGGCGGATTTACCAGAAGATACGTTGAATGAACCGATTATTTATCCTGTTGGAATCGTTGAAAAGTCAAAAGAAAAAGCAACGGCAGAGAAGTTCATCACATTTTTAGAAAGTAAAGAAGTTGCTAAATACTTTGAAGATACTGGTTTTATCATAAATAAGTAG